A region of Salinibacter sp. 10B DNA encodes the following proteins:
- the yajC gene encoding preprotein translocase subunit YajC — MLSVFLPAFAPVVLMTSSGGGSGGIMGLLFPLLLIGLVFYFFIYKPQKDREQEHEEMVANLEQGDKVVTIGGIHGTIQRIDEDSVLAQVDSKGTKLRIDKQAIASSGEDDDE; from the coding sequence ATGCTCTCTGTGTTTCTTCCTGCGTTCGCGCCCGTCGTGCTCATGACCTCGTCCGGTGGAGGCTCGGGGGGAATTATGGGACTGCTCTTTCCTCTCCTGCTCATTGGGCTTGTCTTTTACTTCTTTATCTATAAGCCGCAGAAGGATCGCGAACAGGAGCACGAGGAGATGGTGGCCAACCTGGAGCAGGGAGACAAGGTCGTGACCATCGGGGGCATTCACGGCACCATCCAACGCATCGACGAGGACAGCGTACTCGCGCAGGTGGATAGTAAAGGCACGAAGCTACGCATCGACAAGCAGGCCATTGCCAGCAGCGGTGAGGACGACGATGAGTAG
- the dnaN gene encoding DNA polymerase III subunit beta, protein MDDVNHDRIFSRTLAHRPTIHAMKFTASSADLLEALNTVNRAVPSKSTMPILESVLFEREGDTLRLSATDLEISIVQTVPVQFEKNGTPENTPIAVPAQRLLDTLRALPDMPIEFSADSDFEIRMETDQGHYKMVGHDGEDYPELPDLDEQHEINVEGGLLGRAIDKTAFAVSQDALRPAMMGVYFQMGEDETRVVATDGHRLVKLDLPELQTDASVDFIVPEKATKLAGRIVEDDEVCTIRVDDGHVSFAFKNARVLARLIDETYPNYEAVIPDENDRDLVVSREDMLNAVKRVGLYSSSMTNQIRLDITSDTVTISAEDVERSSEAEETIHCDYDSEDMEIGFNSEYLTEVLSNVTSDEVVFKLSSPNRAGIVLPQEQEEGEDILMLIMPVMLNTYA, encoded by the coding sequence ATGGACGACGTCAACCATGACCGTATCTTTTCACGCACGCTCGCCCATCGACCGACGATCCACGCCATGAAGTTTACCGCCTCCAGCGCCGACCTCCTTGAGGCGCTCAACACCGTCAATCGGGCCGTTCCGTCGAAGAGTACGATGCCCATTCTGGAATCCGTACTCTTTGAGCGAGAGGGGGATACTCTGCGGCTGAGTGCGACTGATCTTGAAATCTCCATTGTGCAGACGGTGCCCGTGCAGTTCGAGAAAAACGGGACACCGGAAAACACCCCGATTGCGGTGCCGGCCCAGCGTCTCCTCGACACTCTACGGGCCCTGCCGGACATGCCGATTGAGTTTTCGGCGGACAGTGACTTTGAGATCCGAATGGAGACGGATCAGGGGCACTACAAGATGGTGGGCCACGACGGTGAGGATTATCCGGAGCTGCCGGATCTTGACGAGCAGCACGAGATCAATGTGGAGGGCGGATTGCTGGGCCGCGCCATCGACAAGACGGCGTTTGCCGTAAGCCAGGATGCGCTTCGCCCCGCGATGATGGGCGTGTATTTTCAGATGGGCGAAGACGAGACGCGCGTGGTTGCGACCGATGGGCACCGCCTGGTCAAGCTCGACCTCCCGGAGTTGCAGACCGACGCCTCGGTTGACTTCATCGTGCCGGAGAAGGCGACGAAGCTCGCCGGGCGCATTGTGGAGGATGATGAAGTATGCACCATTCGGGTCGATGACGGGCACGTGAGCTTTGCGTTCAAGAATGCTCGCGTGCTTGCGCGCCTCATCGACGAGACGTATCCGAACTACGAAGCGGTGATTCCCGACGAGAACGACCGCGATCTGGTGGTCAGTCGTGAGGACATGCTCAACGCCGTGAAGCGGGTGGGGCTCTATTCGTCCAGCATGACGAACCAGATCCGGCTGGACATTACGAGTGACACCGTTACGATCTCCGCCGAGGACGTGGAGCGCTCCAGCGAGGCGGAGGAGACGATCCACTGCGACTACGACAGCGAAGACATGGAGATTGGCTTCAACTCCGAGTACCTCACCGAGGTGCTTAGCAACGTGACCAGTGATGAGGTCGTGTTCAAGTTGAGTTCGCCCAATCGGGCCGGCATTGTTCTTCCGCAAGAGCAAGAGGAGGGCGAAGACATTCTCATGCTCATCATGCCGGTGATGCTCAACACCTACGCGTAG
- the rplM gene encoding 50S ribosomal protein L13, which produces MDTQSFKTFQAKPSTIEHEWYVVDATNRVVGRLASDIARVLRGKHKPTFTPHMDTGDYVVVVNAEEARFTGRKEQDKEYLRYSGYPGGDHTESPEEVREDRPTQLIERAVQGMMPQGPLGRKMMKKLKVYTGPDHPHEAQQPAPLEEA; this is translated from the coding sequence ATGGACACGCAAAGCTTCAAGACTTTCCAGGCCAAGCCCAGCACCATTGAACACGAGTGGTACGTGGTGGACGCCACGAACCGCGTGGTGGGTCGTCTGGCCTCCGACATTGCCCGCGTCCTTCGCGGCAAGCACAAGCCGACATTCACGCCCCATATGGACACGGGCGATTATGTTGTTGTCGTGAATGCCGAGGAGGCACGCTTCACCGGCCGCAAGGAGCAGGACAAAGAATACCTCCGATACAGCGGGTATCCGGGCGGCGACCATACCGAGTCTCCCGAAGAAGTGCGAGAGGATCGTCCCACCCAGCTCATTGAGCGGGCCGTACAGGGGATGATGCCTCAGGGCCCTCTCGGGCGCAAGATGATGAAGAAACTGAAGGTGTACACAGGCCCCGATCA
- the dnaA gene encoding chromosomal replication initiator protein DnaA, with protein MDQSADRVWEECLGIIRDNVTQQSFKTWFEPLEAHSLEEEDGLQKLTVQLPSRFYYEWLEEHYFSLLRKTVTKVLGKNGRLFYDIVIEQDKPDGSGQGTSMQLPARQADEDASSSPSPREASPDSQTSASSSSGRASSVSSPDPSADADSPSPPSGNASEEASQEEPSEPPVQNPFAIPGIQEKEVDSQLNESYTFERFIEGDCNQLARSAAWAIAQEPGGTSFNPYLVYGGVGLGKTHLIQAVGNYVTAHTPAKTVLYVSSERFTTEFVQSIQQNRISEFSMLYRQVDVLIVDDVQFFSGKEKTQEEFFHIFNALHQAGKQIVLSADRPPREIDGIEERLLSRFQWGLSADVQPPGLETRIAILQRKAEDDGIDLEQDVIEFIAHNIKSNIRELEGALIRLLAHATLHQRELNLALAKDVLHDLMEDEQVNLTIDEIQRIVCEYMNIDGDRVRGKTRKREVVRARQIAMYFCKQFTQNSLKTIGLHFGGRDHSTVIHANNTVEDQMETDEQFRNTVQEIERKIELRSR; from the coding sequence ATGGATCAGTCTGCCGACCGCGTTTGGGAGGAGTGTCTCGGAATCATTCGGGACAACGTGACCCAGCAGAGCTTCAAGACGTGGTTCGAGCCCCTGGAGGCCCACTCGCTTGAGGAGGAGGACGGCCTCCAGAAACTGACAGTCCAGCTCCCGAGTCGGTTCTACTACGAGTGGTTGGAGGAGCACTACTTCTCGCTTCTCCGAAAAACCGTCACGAAGGTGCTGGGGAAGAATGGGCGCCTCTTCTACGACATTGTCATTGAACAGGACAAACCCGACGGTTCGGGGCAGGGGACTTCGATGCAGTTGCCCGCTCGGCAGGCAGACGAGGATGCGTCATCGTCCCCATCGCCGCGGGAGGCGTCCCCCGACTCACAGACGAGTGCGTCGTCTTCCTCGGGTCGAGCGTCGTCGGTCTCATCTCCAGACCCCTCCGCCGACGCCGATTCGCCGTCTCCTCCGTCCGGCAACGCCTCGGAGGAGGCATCTCAGGAGGAGCCCAGCGAACCGCCGGTACAGAACCCGTTTGCAATTCCGGGAATTCAGGAGAAAGAGGTCGACAGCCAGCTCAACGAGAGCTACACCTTCGAGCGCTTCATTGAGGGGGACTGCAACCAGCTGGCCCGAAGTGCCGCCTGGGCCATTGCGCAGGAGCCGGGCGGCACCAGTTTCAACCCGTACTTGGTGTACGGTGGCGTTGGGCTTGGCAAAACCCACCTCATCCAGGCCGTCGGGAACTACGTGACTGCACACACCCCTGCCAAGACCGTGCTCTACGTGTCGAGCGAGCGGTTCACGACGGAGTTTGTGCAGTCGATCCAGCAAAATCGCATCAGCGAGTTCTCGATGCTCTACCGGCAGGTCGACGTTCTCATTGTCGACGACGTACAGTTCTTCAGCGGCAAGGAAAAGACGCAGGAAGAGTTCTTTCACATCTTCAACGCCCTTCACCAAGCCGGCAAGCAGATTGTGCTTTCGGCCGATCGGCCGCCCCGAGAGATTGACGGCATTGAGGAGCGATTGCTTTCCCGCTTTCAGTGGGGACTGTCGGCCGACGTGCAGCCGCCCGGCCTCGAAACGCGCATCGCGATCCTTCAGCGGAAGGCCGAGGACGACGGCATCGACCTTGAGCAGGACGTGATCGAGTTTATCGCGCACAATATCAAGAGCAACATCCGCGAGCTGGAAGGGGCGCTCATTCGCCTTCTGGCCCATGCGACCCTCCATCAGCGCGAGCTCAACCTTGCCCTCGCGAAGGACGTGCTCCACGACCTCATGGAGGACGAGCAGGTCAACCTCACGATCGATGAGATCCAGCGGATTGTTTGTGAGTACATGAACATCGACGGAGATCGAGTGCGCGGCAAGACGCGCAAGCGGGAAGTGGTGCGCGCCCGTCAGATTGCGATGTACTTCTGCAAGCAGTTTACACAGAACTCCCTCAAGACCATCGGGCTTCACTTTGGGGGGCGCGATCACTCGACGGTCATCCACGCCAACAACACTGTCGAGGACCAGATGGAAACCGACGAGCAGTTTCGCAATACCGTCCAGGAGATTGAGCGAAAGATCGAGCTTCGCTCCCGGTAA
- the ribB gene encoding 3,4-dihydroxy-2-butanone-4-phosphate synthase: MSNARSVDATFDPIEDAIAAVREGRLVIVVDDEDRENEGDFIGAAEAMTPELVNFMTKRGRGLLCTAITPERADTLDLDLMVESNSAVYNTPFTVSVDYKEGTSTGISADDRATTIQALADPDASPYDFGRPGHVFPLRARSGGVLRRAGHTEAAVDLARLAGFEPAGALVEIMNEDGSMARVPELRPLADELGVPLITIQDLIAYRMQNERLVSREAEVTLDTAFGVFRVVAYQETLTGDVHLALLKGEWDETEPVLVRVHSQNVLGDVLAARREEYSEQLAETLLRIEHEGQGAVLYMMQRDHNESLLSKLRRMERQQSQDETDPADASLNMDHRDYGIGCQILRDLGIRRLRLLTNNPRKRIGLAGYGLDLVEQTPIELPEEASEQLTQLAADRLTPLLMELLKPGA; encoded by the coding sequence ATGAGCAACGCCCGCTCTGTAGACGCCACGTTCGACCCGATCGAAGATGCGATTGCTGCCGTGCGAGAGGGGCGGCTCGTCATCGTGGTCGACGATGAGGATCGCGAAAATGAGGGGGATTTCATCGGGGCGGCAGAGGCGATGACCCCGGAGCTCGTCAACTTTATGACGAAGCGGGGGCGTGGGCTTCTCTGCACGGCCATCACGCCGGAGCGTGCCGATACCCTCGACCTCGACTTGATGGTGGAGTCGAACTCGGCGGTCTATAACACCCCCTTCACCGTGTCGGTGGACTACAAGGAGGGCACGAGTACCGGCATCTCGGCCGACGACCGGGCAACAACCATTCAGGCCCTGGCCGATCCGGACGCGTCGCCGTACGACTTTGGGCGGCCGGGTCACGTGTTTCCCCTCCGTGCCCGCAGTGGGGGCGTGCTGCGCCGGGCCGGCCACACAGAGGCGGCGGTCGATCTCGCACGCCTCGCGGGGTTTGAGCCGGCGGGCGCGCTCGTTGAGATCATGAACGAGGACGGTAGTATGGCCCGCGTGCCGGAGCTCCGTCCCCTGGCCGACGAGTTGGGCGTGCCGCTGATTACGATTCAGGACCTGATTGCGTACCGGATGCAGAACGAGCGCCTCGTCTCCCGTGAGGCAGAGGTAACGCTCGACACGGCGTTTGGGGTGTTTCGGGTCGTGGCCTACCAGGAGACGCTGACGGGAGACGTGCACCTTGCGTTGCTCAAGGGGGAGTGGGACGAGACGGAACCTGTTCTTGTGCGTGTGCACTCGCAGAACGTGCTCGGTGATGTGTTGGCGGCTCGCCGGGAGGAGTACAGTGAGCAACTGGCCGAGACGCTGCTGCGAATTGAGCACGAAGGGCAGGGGGCTGTGCTCTATATGATGCAGCGCGATCACAACGAAAGCCTTTTGTCGAAGCTCCGCCGCATGGAGCGGCAGCAGTCGCAGGACGAGACGGATCCGGCCGACGCGTCACTCAACATGGACCATCGTGACTACGGCATTGGCTGTCAGATCCTCCGTGACCTCGGGATCCGCCGTCTGCGCCTGCTCACCAACAACCCCCGCAAGCGCATTGGACTGGCCGGCTACGGACTGGACCTCGTCGAGCAAACGCCGATCGAACTGCCGGAAGAGGCATCCGAGCAACTGACACAGCTTGCGGCGGACCGGCTCACGCCGCTTCTCATGGAGCTTCTGAAGCCGGGAGCGTAA
- a CDS encoding sigma-70 family RNA polymerase sigma factor — protein MTTPSSHLRTVLDQLPFSVENTDAANEAFRRWTEGKDPDAERLVDMWTYCYVCRYFLTKSTGDSFDSVAAPSKLITRAYEKVQEKRDEVRNPNRYANWVSVVCKNTFLNHTRYDRTAESIHEERGPTLRANEPQPTAEYGFVREALADAIDRLPDYLQRPARLYFLENMEFEEISEAVGKAVPTIRTYKHKALQKLRKDDTLREYVDQTT, from the coding sequence ATGACGACCCCCTCTTCTCACCTCCGTACCGTCCTCGACCAGCTCCCCTTCTCGGTGGAGAACACGGACGCTGCCAATGAGGCATTTCGGCGCTGGACAGAGGGGAAAGATCCGGATGCCGAACGCCTAGTGGACATGTGGACCTACTGCTACGTCTGTCGCTACTTCCTGACCAAGTCCACCGGCGATTCCTTCGACAGTGTCGCTGCTCCGTCCAAGCTCATTACCCGAGCCTACGAAAAGGTGCAGGAGAAACGCGACGAGGTACGGAACCCCAACCGGTACGCCAACTGGGTCAGCGTGGTCTGCAAAAACACCTTTTTGAACCACACCCGGTACGACCGGACGGCAGAGTCGATCCACGAGGAGCGGGGCCCAACCCTTCGGGCCAACGAACCGCAACCCACTGCGGAATACGGATTCGTGCGGGAAGCCCTCGCAGATGCCATTGACCGCCTTCCCGACTACCTCCAACGACCCGCCCGGCTCTACTTTTTAGAAAACATGGAATTCGAGGAAATCAGTGAGGCGGTTGGAAAGGCCGTTCCCACCATTCGCACCTACAAGCACAAAGCACTACAGAAGCTCCGGAAAGATGACACCCTGCGCGAATACGTAGACCAGACGACCTAA
- a CDS encoding tetratricopeptide repeat protein, whose amino-acid sequence MDDVKEQILSYSNLSIEEQREVDAYVEDHPEWAPLLRDVRSLESLRRERSEAPDDASLLSTYVAVQHFHPDTVPSHLQEAFRRLEERFDKDPALRVRADELRQQLETKEAELDPASHFEELTGHSLVPDESGKENAAEALSATERAYDRNTPPASRSLLDHLLQLPLALRLGGAAAVLLLGTYAVLFAVSISSQTTLNRLATVQMSDQMVESYYTANTRSATPTSDTASASDLYLRALSSLRDARTSTFGLFPSYNSDSLQRAESTLTQVLEKTAQDSFLALEAQFYLGKTYLAQGRVPDARACFTTVVELEGRRAQEAQNILETLREEYPDQTNGASS is encoded by the coding sequence ATGGATGATGTCAAGGAGCAGATCCTGTCGTATTCAAACCTTTCCATCGAAGAACAGCGTGAAGTGGACGCCTACGTCGAGGACCATCCGGAGTGGGCTCCCCTTCTCCGTGACGTCCGCTCCCTGGAGTCGCTCCGTCGCGAGCGCTCAGAAGCCCCCGACGATGCCTCTCTTCTGTCGACATACGTCGCCGTCCAGCACTTTCACCCCGACACGGTTCCCTCCCACCTACAGGAGGCGTTTCGCCGCCTGGAAGAACGGTTCGATAAGGACCCGGCCCTCCGCGTACGCGCCGACGAACTCCGACAGCAGTTGGAGACGAAAGAAGCTGAGCTCGACCCCGCCTCTCACTTTGAGGAATTGACCGGACATTCCCTCGTCCCCGACGAGTCAGGGAAGGAAAACGCGGCCGAAGCACTCTCGGCTACTGAGCGCGCCTATGACCGGAATACGCCCCCTGCCTCCCGATCGCTTCTCGACCATCTCCTCCAACTTCCCCTCGCCCTACGGCTGGGGGGGGCAGCCGCAGTCCTATTGCTGGGCACCTACGCAGTGCTGTTCGCTGTTAGCATCTCTTCCCAGACGACCCTCAATCGGCTCGCGACGGTGCAGATGAGCGACCAAATGGTGGAGAGCTACTACACCGCAAACACCCGTAGCGCGACGCCAACCTCGGATACGGCTTCTGCCAGCGATTTGTACCTCCGTGCTCTGTCGTCGCTTCGCGACGCACGCACCTCCACCTTTGGGCTGTTCCCGAGTTACAATTCCGACTCGCTTCAGAGGGCTGAGTCGACGCTCACGCAGGTACTGGAGAAAACAGCCCAAGACTCCTTCCTTGCCCTCGAAGCACAATTCTATCTCGGGAAAACATACCTCGCGCAGGGACGCGTACCGGACGCCCGCGCCTGCTTCACGACTGTCGTTGAACTGGAGGGCCGCCGGGCCCAGGAAGCGCAGAACATCTTGGAGACCCTGCGCGAGGAGTATCCGGACCAGACGAACGGCGCCAGCTCGTAA